The Anabas testudineus chromosome 3, fAnaTes1.2, whole genome shotgun sequence sequence ACAATGCACAAAAGAACACCTTCCCTCTGGAGCACTCGGGTCCCTCCACAGCCAGGAAATCAGTGAAAATATGCTCACCACAGGCTTACCTCATACATTCTCTATCTTTGGTTACTGACATTTAGTCGCCTTCCTGCAACGAAAAATTCAACCTGCTGTTTCCAACTCTCGGTTACAGAGCAGATTTTTTAGTAATCATGCCCCAGACCCTCTCACGCCGTTCAAAATCAATGCTGTTttggtgttgtttgttttaatctgcCCGTTCTcctatatttttaaaatgtgatgcccacattacccacaatgcatcTCAACTGCGGACAGTTTGGGCAGAGAATGGGGTGCTTTAGTGACTAATATAGTCTCAGATGTTGACATCACCAGAAGGTTTATCCCATTCTGTGAAGCTCAAATTATACAACTTTGTACTTCACAACACCTGTAAATAAACTCTATCTACCTTTCTACTGTTTATGGGTGACGGCAGACATCGTAGTGGACATCTCAAAACCTTGCAACATAAATCTGATGCTGTCAGCACAGCTGGATCACCACCAGtggcaaataataaaatgtattattttgcATACTGGGGGAACTCAAGGGGTTTTGTAACAGCCAGTGTGCAGACAGTACTTACAGTGCTCTGTAGCTCAGGGCTGAGAAAACCAACCAGTTCACCTCAAAACTTTATCGCATTGCTTACATTTTCAATGCAAAGTCGGTTTTACAAACTGGGGGTGTAGCGTCATGGAGGGTCTAATGCTACAAACCAGCAGTCAAGATGTTGCCTGTCACCTGTTCTGCTTTGATTTTCCTCTTGAAGCGCAACAGAATTTGGTTTTGTTGCTACATCAGAATTAATATGCAGAGCAAGATGTGTTTCTTTCACCCACAACAAGCCATTGATGTGCTGTGTAAACTGCACTAATCATCCATTTTATGTCATAAGAAACAGTTCATGGGGTGAGTGATTCACTGCATAAACTATTTTTCATTATTGCTGAACTGAGTCATCCTCATGAGAGAGACAGCCTTAAACAACTGTGAAGGTTTGAAACTTTGATCCTGCCTCCGCTGCTGGCGACAAAATCCCCACAGTTGTGTGTTCCTTGGCACAAAAATATGCTATTACAATCAGAAACAGCCTTGATCTAAAAAATGCGAGATACCAACTGTCACTCTCACACTGAATATTACCATTTACTGTATCTTCAGCAGTCCAACGGAGGCTGAAATCAGTGTgggagtttgttttttctttttcttttttcatttctcacatTGTGGTTCTATTTAAGAGCCAGATGCCAGTCGACATATCAACATTACTGTGGATTCAGGAGATAACAAATCTTATGATGGGTGCTTAGCATTTCAAATCCtacacagatgacctacagtTGTCCCATGAGGACAAACAAGCCTGGCTCTCTGGTAATTTGGCATAAAAACGCCTCTGACTGCTCTGTGACGTCAGAGAGGCAGGAGCCATTCTgcttcacacagatgtgcattAACGTGGGAGCTATGAGCCAAACTCTTATTGTTCTTGTATTTTTGAGAGCAaggacatttgttgttttaatgttttccatttggACCCCATCAACAGTGTGTTTGATGGATATAGCTAATGGGGATCTGTAGAAACTCAAGGCGGACATGAAGCCTTAGCAACCAGGGGTCAGCTGGAGCCCCCTGCAGCCTCATGGGAGGGCTGCTAGCGAActatgctgcagtttgtcaagCTCTAACTTCAGTAGTCGTGGGAAAAATGAAGCTGGGCTTGACTTGATGgccattttttttacagcatgcAGAGCATCTGAGTCACTGCAGTCAATGGCAGCGTCAGACCACAGACTGGACCCTCAGCTGGGTTTGATATTGGGATATGTGGGAATTGTGCTGAAttgaagcacatttaaaaaaaaaaaagtgagaatcAAAACTGGTTGTAGACCTGCAGGCCAATCCTCTCCTCTGAGGCCAAGTTTCGGAGCTTGTTTACATGCAGGGATGCTGACCCCCCAAACTGTTTCCAGCGCTGCAGTTCATGATGAATACAAATGCACCTTACCAAGCAACGAGGTGTAGTCAGTTCAGAGAAACCGAAAACCCTGCTCTGGCTCCAGTTTGACGCTGCAGTGAACCTGGACTGAACAGTCCAAAAGTGGCAGCGGGTGATGTCGCTATGGCAACCACTGCACTGGGGCAGGTTGAGACCCCGATTGAGCCAGGGGGGGGGGCAGTTCTTGAACCGGCCGAAGAGGAAAAAACTGAGTGACAGGCTCAACCTGTAAAGCATCGACTTCAATCGGACTAGAAGGAGGGTTTCTGTCCACAGTCCGACTCACTTTCCTCTGCATGTGGTTTCAGAGCCCGAGATAAAAAGAACAAGTTAGATTTGAAGTAAAGTATTGTTGCCTGGCAACAGCATTGGAAACCCAGCAGTGTCTGAGGGtctaggatttttttttttactttctgtttgtcCTCATACACTCTGTGTAATTGGACCCAGCAGTGAGTttgaggaaaatgaaacatgaaaattgAATCTATTTTAGTTCCACCTTCTTCGCTGTGTAATATTTTCTCTGTCGCGCCCCTTGTCTCTCACACCAGCGTTATGTGTGATTTTATCTTTCCAGGGGAAATTCACAGGCCCATTTTGGCACGCAGTCCTCGAAAGATTAAGCAAATTGAGTTTAATCGTGTTTAAATATAGTGACGGCGAGGAGTGGCTCGCAGTGCAGGAGCCCCTCAgtccagctgtttgtttttctccctaAATGGATGCTGTGGAGTCTGGGGATTTGTGGGGAGCAACAGTGCAGATggactgacctttgaccctttgTTCCAATGAATAAATGGCAGCTTAATGGGTGGCTGATCTGCTCCCAGTCAATAAATCTGGCACTCTGATGCCATCTAGTGACATGTTACTTATACAGGCTTGATGAGAGAACGAATGCTTTAGCAGCTCTTTCATGCACATTAATATTAAGGGGGACACTGAGGAcctgatgtgtttgtgtatgtatttctttttttcaataaatatgtacataacACGTAAAAATTGTGTCGAGATATTTATTCCAGAAACTACATTCCTGTGGCATGCTGATCCAAAAAGCCTTTTCCCGTCTCGGTGGAGAACTCACAAATGTGGAGAAGACAGCACTGCAGACAGTCACGAAAATCCTAATCAGAGCACAGACATATAGAGCGCTTCAGCTCGACTGCGTGGGAGTGATCAGCTGCCTGTGCGAGCCTCTTGTCCTTGCAGCACACAAGCTGAGGAGAAGGATAACATTGCGGAATAAAGTGCAGGTTGTTGTGGTGACTGAACTCAGGCGAAGTTCTTCTTGAGGAAGTTGATGAGTCCGTTGGTGGACGAGTCATGGGAGTGGACCTCTGCACTGTCCTTAAGCTCAGGCTCGATCTTCTTTGCGAGCTGTTTGCCCAGTTCAACTCTGATAACGAGgagcagacacaaacagaagagagaggacTGGTTTGTGATGTGGACGCTTGTGCTCTGTCAGtcaactttgttttttaattcaactTTATGCATATTTTCTTCTAATTGTCATTTTGAAGACAACTTGGAAACAGGAGTGCAAATTCATACAAAGATAGAACAAACTTCTAGATTTACATTGGTAAAAAGACGTGTGCAGTAAAAACAGACTCACCCCCACTGGTCAAAGCTGTTAATCTCCCACATTGCACCTTGGACGAAGATCTTCTGCTCATACATTGCTGTATAAAAATCACTCATAATTACAAACATGCACTTAAAATACAGAGGTAGTTTAATCATGAGCTTCATTTTAATATCAGACAAACAGTTCATTCTAACCTATAAGTGCTCCCAGTGTGTATGGTGTCAGCTTCTTGAAGATGATTGAGCTGGTTGGCCTGTTTCCTTGGAATACCTGTGATAAATaatgattaatatttatttacacacttCACTTTGCACAAGCAGTTTGGATTGCTGTGTTTATTCATGGTCACTGGAGGGCAGTACTGTCTATGATGACTGTACTTCCTACTGCACTTAGTAGGAATTGAGCTGTTGAACATTAGATGTCATGGATGTCTCGTTTGGAGTTCAGTTTTTCTCTCATGTTACCCTAAGAGCGTTTATTTAttagaagttttttttttacttactttgtGTGGCAGGATTTTCTCCAAAGCTTCTCCACTCAGACCACCGGCTTCCAGCTCTTTCCTGGCCTCCTCTGTGGTCTTACCCTTCATCAGAGCTTCTGTCTGGGCCAGGAAATTAGCCAGCAGGATCTACAGCcaaaccaaactttttttttttttttacagcgaCACGTTTATCAGTCTGGCAAGGTGTTAATCTGTGATGTTGACATTTGCCTTTCAAATCAGATTAGGCTATTGTGTGTGTTATAATAGATTACATTATATAATGTGTTGTATTACATTGTTTAGTATAATAGATTCTATGTGAATTCTATTATTTAACAACATATATATTATCTGtcacacattcatacatactCTTTATGCATACAGTGCCCCACACAAATAACTTACAATACCTTGTGGTGCAGGTTGTCTCTGATGGGATGCTGGGACTGAGCTGGGATCAGGAAGTCGCAAGGTACCATGCGTGTTCCTGAGTTGAACACAGTTGGACCACATCAGTGACACATTTAAGTAACCCACAAACTCACAGCATGAGGCTAAGCAGCTGCCAATGCTGGAGTCAACATCACTAAAATACAATAGTGAATCGTGATGATACCTTGGTGGATCAGCTGGTAGAAAGCATGCTGTCCATTGGTTCCTGGCTCTCCCCAGACTATTGGCCCAGTGTGGTAGTTTACACGCGCTCCATGGTTAGTGATGTACTTTCCATTGGACTCCATGTCACCCTAGAAAACAAAGACGCATTAGTAAAGAAAACTGATGTTATGTCATGTGAATTCTCTTATCACAGATTACAGACTGTTAGTCTTTGTTCCATGTGAAAACTGTGATTGATCATAAGCtcattttttctgtgtctcctaACAAACTGCCTAACAAATCAAGCCTCATCTTTTTGTGGGGGCTCTCAGATCTGTGATGCCTGTGGCAGTGCTGGAGCAGACCTGTTGGAAGTAGGCAGTGAAGCGGTGCATGTACTGGTCGTAGGGCAGCATGGCATGAGTTTCAGCGTGGAAGAAGTTGATGTACCAGATGCCCAGCAGAGCCAGCAGGACTGGAGCGTTCTTTTCCAGAGGAGCGGTGCGGAAATGGTTATCCTGCCAAGGAGACAGAAATTTACATTCATGTATTCTGGATGTTTTCTTCAGGAAAGCTGATGTGGTAAGCTTTTCTACTAGAGTGGTGGAAAACCGAAGCTGTTTTCTCATCCTGGTTCACCTACCATCCAGTGAGCTCCAGAAAGAAGCTTCTCAAAGTTCTCAAAACCTGATAAAGAGAGgggatgaaactgaaaaattaaCCGACTGGAGAAAGTACTGATCAGTTGAACTGATAATaactaaaactttaattttagcGTGTCTCCACCAATACTATGAGACTAATTGTATACACTAGACCCACTGTGTGTATAACTCATGCTCCCCTCAATATAGATAAGTCATAACTTAGTCCTTATGACACTGTCATCTTTTagctcaaaacacacaaaaccagtTTTCTTCTTACATACCGATGTGCAGGGCAATGGCCATCCCGATTGCCGACCACAAGGAAAAACGGCCACCCACCCActaagagagaaaataaaaaattgataATACATCCATGCCTCACAGAAATCCAGtgcaaaatgaaatgatttatgATGAAAGAAACAGGCTTTGCACTCAACAGCTGACGACTGAAACGTTACTGTAAAGAACTAAAACACGTTGTGTTGCTACCTGAACATGGAtctttttatacattatttaataaacaaaaacatgagcAATGCAGTTCTCTTAGCACTTCATAGCTGTCTTGGTGGAGTTTATTCTCTCTCTTATGggtaggaaaaaaaaggtttctggACACTAGTTAGTGTAAAACACTGGCTCATAGTCATAGCTGTTGCCCTTTAAATACCAACAATGTAACCAAATGCAGCTCCCTGAACTTTGACTCAGCTCAGCCTTTACAGTAACCTCTGCAAGAGAAGGTCGCTACCAATAATAACTGAGTCTGAAGAGAGAGGCTTCTGATTTCCCAGCAGCTGTCGGCCAGAGCGTCCGTCCCACCTACTTCACAGGTCAAAAGTCTAACGTATTTATAGCTGCTGCCTACGGCCCCATCACAGTCTGGGGATAAAGACAAGACCTGCTGCACGCAGTCTGCTTTTAGGCTTCAAGAGCACTCACATCCCAGAACTCAAACATGTTCTCTGTGTCAATGCCGAAGTCCTTGACTTTGGGCTggggaaaagacagagagaagcacaaCAGTTAGGATCAGATGTCCAGACAGAAGGGCGAAGCCTTAGCCTCTCGTACTGTGCTGTGACTTACTCCATTCGTGGACAGGGCTACAAAGTGCTTGGCAACGGCAGCTTTCTGTTGGAACATAAAGAGAATACGTTGAATGAATTTGTAATGTATCCACTAAGTATCTGCTTGGCTTGTTTCTAGTGCCATTGCATACTCACATCTTTGGCATGTTCGAGGAACCATGCTTTGGCTGACTCAGCGTTGGTAATGGTCTCTTGGGTGGTGAATGTCTGTGAAAGGATATTCAAAATGAATGTTATACTACTGTTATACACAAACTGACTGCGTATAAGTGTGATAAAGAAGACACTTTTCTTGCAGAAGATAGCTGCTTTGTGCAAATTGGCTACCTTGGATGCAATGATGAAGAGGGTCGTCTCAGCATTGAGCTGGTCCAGGGTTTTGGCAATGTGAGTTCCATCAATATTAGACACAAACCACACACGCGGTCCACCCTTTGAGTAAGGCTTCAGGGCCTCAGTCACCATCAGGGGGCCctgaaatacaaatatattgCAGACTATATATCAGTAAGGAGTCATTTCACAAAGTATTGATAAGACTGCTCTTGTGCAGCTTATTCAACTGAATGTGTGATCTTAAAAGCCTTTAAAGACGGCTAACCGTATCATTATGCTGCACGTAAAACATATTCATTCTatgaaacacactcacaagGTCAGATCCTCCGATG is a genomic window containing:
- the gpib gene encoding glucose-6-phosphate isomerase b → MGLTQDPNFQKLQDWYTAHALNLNLRHMFEADKERFNKFSLTLKTEDGDILLDYSKNLITDEVMKLLVDLAKSRGIEGAREKMFTGEKINFTEGRAVLHVALRNRSNTPILVDGKDVMPDVNKVLEKMKGFCHRVRSGEWKGYTGKAITDVVNVGIGGSDLGPLMVTEALKPYSKGGPRVWFVSNIDGTHIAKTLDQLNAETTLFIIASKTFTTQETITNAESAKAWFLEHAKDKAAVAKHFVALSTNGPKVKDFGIDTENMFEFWDWVGGRFSLWSAIGMAIALHIGFENFEKLLSGAHWMDNHFRTAPLEKNAPVLLALLGIWYINFFHAETHAMLPYDQYMHRFTAYFQQGDMESNGKYITNHGARVNYHTGPIVWGEPGTNGQHAFYQLIHQGTRMVPCDFLIPAQSQHPIRDNLHHKILLANFLAQTEALMKGKTTEEARKELEAGGLSGEALEKILPHKVFQGNRPTSSIIFKKLTPYTLGALIAMYEQKIFVQGAMWEINSFDQWGVELGKQLAKKIEPELKDSAEVHSHDSSTNGLINFLKKNFA